The following proteins come from a genomic window of Leptospira andrefontaineae:
- the surE gene encoding 5'/3'-nucleotidase SurE produces the protein MNILITNDDGISSNGILALEKVLGKEHNTYLIAPLKERSATSMALSIHDSLRVERVNENHYIVDGFPVDCVNIGLHGNIFPKIDLVLSGINRGVNMGHDVHYSGTVGAARHGAIHNRKSIAVSSGNWDKNYDYIKEAELVREVLSSWIDEFIPGIVYNINIPEKFENSLSSIEVAKLGRRTYVDTYESKPIIGGISDFFLGGSDLGHVPEEGTDFDIFFHGKIPITPLSLDQTSTLELEEFKKRIRVKSK, from the coding sequence ATGAATATTCTAATCACCAACGATGATGGGATCTCTTCGAACGGGATCCTTGCTTTGGAAAAAGTTTTAGGGAAAGAGCATAATACTTATTTAATCGCTCCCTTAAAAGAACGTTCTGCAACTTCTATGGCGCTAAGCATTCACGATTCTTTGAGAGTGGAAAGAGTAAACGAGAATCATTATATTGTAGATGGGTTTCCGGTGGATTGTGTGAATATCGGACTGCATGGAAACATCTTCCCTAAAATAGACTTAGTGCTCTCCGGTATCAATCGAGGAGTGAATATGGGACATGACGTTCACTATTCAGGAACGGTCGGAGCAGCAAGACATGGTGCCATCCACAATAGAAAAAGTATAGCCGTTAGCTCCGGAAACTGGGACAAAAATTACGATTATATTAAGGAAGCTGAATTAGTCCGAGAAGTTCTGAGTTCATGGATAGATGAATTTATTCCTGGTATTGTATATAATATAAATATTCCGGAAAAATTCGAGAACTCACTTTCTTCAATAGAAGTTGCGAAGTTGGGCAGAAGGACTTATGTAGACACCTACGAATCCAAGCCGATCATAGGCGGGATCTCCGACTTCTTCTTAGGAGGCTCTGACCTAGGACATGTTCCGGAAGAAGGTACTGATTTTGATATATTCTTCCATGGAAAAATACCAATCACTCCTTTAAGTTTAGATCAAACTTCTACACTTGAATTAGAGGAATTTAAAAAAAGGATCCGGGTTAAATCGAAGTAA
- a CDS encoding SAM-dependent methyltransferase: protein MEFTIRPIAKVSNSRSEIQDDYWAEIVSEIELEDNVPTESLDGIETFSHLEIIYIFHKAIGSEPVLGSEHPRENKRWPKVGIFAQRKKNRPNHIGSTMVELLRRDGKKLLVKYLDAIDGTPVVDIKPVMREFLPMSGISQPDWSKELMINYWE from the coding sequence ATGGAATTTACGATTCGGCCGATCGCAAAGGTCTCCAACTCAAGATCAGAAATCCAGGATGATTACTGGGCGGAAATTGTTTCCGAGATCGAGTTAGAAGATAATGTTCCAACTGAATCCTTGGATGGGATTGAAACATTCTCCCATTTGGAGATTATATATATTTTCCATAAAGCTATTGGATCGGAACCCGTATTGGGCAGCGAGCATCCAAGAGAAAACAAAAGATGGCCCAAGGTTGGGATCTTTGCCCAAAGAAAGAAAAATCGCCCAAATCATATAGGGTCTACGATGGTAGAACTTTTGAGAAGGGATGGCAAAAAACTTTTGGTGAAATATTTAGATGCGATTGATGGAACTCCTGTTGTGGATATTAAACCTGTAATGAGGGAATTCCTACCAATGTCGGGGATTTCTCAACCAGATTGGTCCAAAGAATTGATGATAAATTATTGGGAGTGA
- the sppA gene encoding signal peptide peptidase SppA, with translation MDRNRIALAVTFVVTILSLFVGLINLVSNVSSSKLTKVDAGSGFGTDRLGAALIKIEGEIHSGRSSYDSAGAQTILEQLRAIEDDSNIVGILVEINSPGGSVGASQEIYKELMYLRKDKNKKVVVSMKDIAASGGYYIASAADKIYALGGTLTGSIGVIAIAPNIKGLLERYGVKVRTFKEGKYKDSLSLFRDNTPEEDAMIQKMLSDTYEEFIEDVAKGRNQTVKFVEALAEGRIYSGQDAFRNKLVDDIGGRREALAELSKLCNYDGTLPLFEEEVNPWDRFFQLMQAKSGGFFGGEKAFLQELKRSPVLVLYPNSMAW, from the coding sequence GTGGACCGAAATCGTATCGCATTAGCAGTCACCTTTGTAGTCACCATCCTCTCCTTATTCGTAGGGCTTATTAATTTAGTATCCAACGTATCTTCTTCTAAACTAACGAAAGTAGATGCAGGTTCCGGATTCGGGACCGACAGATTAGGAGCAGCTCTGATCAAGATAGAAGGAGAGATCCACTCCGGACGATCCAGCTATGACTCTGCCGGAGCCCAAACCATATTGGAACAACTGAGGGCAATCGAAGATGATTCTAATATCGTAGGTATCTTAGTTGAGATAAACTCACCAGGCGGATCGGTAGGCGCTTCTCAAGAGATCTATAAAGAGCTAATGTATCTGCGAAAAGATAAAAACAAAAAAGTAGTAGTGTCCATGAAGGATATCGCCGCTTCCGGTGGATATTATATAGCATCTGCTGCAGATAAAATTTACGCGTTAGGCGGGACTTTAACCGGTTCTATAGGAGTGATCGCGATCGCCCCGAATATCAAAGGACTTTTAGAAAGATACGGAGTCAAGGTCCGCACTTTCAAAGAAGGAAAGTACAAGGACTCACTTTCCCTATTCCGTGATAATACTCCGGAAGAAGATGCAATGATCCAAAAAATGCTTTCAGATACATACGAAGAATTCATAGAAGATGTAGCCAAAGGCAGAAACCAAACCGTAAAATTTGTAGAAGCACTAGCAGAAGGAAGGATCTATTCCGGACAAGATGCATTCAGAAACAAATTGGTAGATGATATAGGCGGAAGAAGAGAAGCATTGGCAGAACTTTCCAAACTTTGCAACTACGATGGAACTCTTCCATTATTCGAAGAAGAAGTAAATCCATGGGATAGATTCTTCCAACTAATGCAGGCAAAATCAGGAGGATTTTTTGGAGGAGAAAAAGCATTTCTTCAAGAACTCAAACGTTCTCCTGTTTTAGTCTTATATCCTAATTCAATGGCATGGTAA